In Miscanthus floridulus cultivar M001 chromosome 8, ASM1932011v1, whole genome shotgun sequence, the sequence CAAGCAGCTGCTACATTGAAGCAGCTGGCCACCTTTTCCACATTTTCTGCATAAATCTTGTTCTGGTGAGACCCTGAGGGAATCATTGGCTTCTTGATCCTGGCTGCATAGTGGAATTTTGCCACTCATTGACAGCAGACAAGCAGCAGCAAATCCACTGATACTATCATCTGAGGAATGTGCATGTGATGTTTCTGCCGCAGTTTTCCCAATGGtatgcttgtttgaatcttgttTTGCTGTTTTTCTGTATCCATCCTGACAAGAGACTGAAACAGATATATTGCAACTACGTTTCTGGATGTCATTTGTGCTCTTTCCAATGTTCTGATCAGATAAACAGTGGGCTTCTGAAACCTTATCATGCAAGGTTAGATTGCAGCTATGAGACTCTGGAGCACCATGCACATTCAGACCACCACAGacgaccttgttctttcccaacATGGTGGCATCATCATGCAGAGTGTGTTTGTTTTTGTCGGCACAACTAACTTCCAGTTGAGACTTGTCACAGTTCTGCTCTTCAAAAATTGCAGGATGCTCAGTACTATTGCCTGATGGATAGTTGGTTTTAGATTTGTCTTCTTGCATAGCACCATTGCAGCTTACAGAGGGTATAACGCTAGTAGCCCGCAGAGTTGACTCCTCATGAATGGAATACTTTTCAACAGGCTGAATGCTGACGGTGCCATCCAGGTCTTGGTTTACCTTCTGACCACTGTCATGCTGCAGATGATTGAGGTGAGTTTTGCAGCTATGCAGCTGTTGAACCATTGTTGTATCCTCTGTAGCAATAGGCTCAGGGAAGTCGCTCGCTTCAGGTGTATTGGTTGGTAAAACATCATTGCTTCTGTCAAAAGCTGGAGTCATCGTAGCCTGCAAGGTTTTGCTTTCACGTCTGGGATCCTTCGATGATTGATAACTGATACCATCATCATTTGGTCTCTTTATCACATTATTATAATCTGGTGGATTTGGTGATTTTCCTTTACAAGGTTGTGCTTGAACCACAGTAGTTTCATCTACCATACTCTTCTTTGATAAGGGTTCTGCAATGTTTCCCTGCAAAGTCGCATTGCCGCTAGTAGAAGAACCTGACATGTTACTGTCCACATTAGAAGGATCCTTTTCTGAAGCCCTTGTGCCAACACTAGCAGCATTTATAGCATATTCCCGTGGTTGATTGTAGAACCTTCTGTCTGTTTCAAGTGGCTTATCAAGATCAACAGTTGATTCGATTGGACACTGCTTGAAATTACCTTTTTCAAGGTTGTTGACTAAATTTGTTAAATTCCCAGGCTGAAGCTCAGTACTGGCAATAGGGGGCCTAGGTGTATCAATATTTGAGTTAAGATGGTGGACATTGCATAAGGATTGATGATTGTCGTGTTTCTTGATACCATTCTGCTCCACTGATGATGGTGCAGCCATAGATTGGATCTCTGGGTCCACTTCTCTGAGCTGCATATAAAACAACAGCTTGGTAATATTTTGGGGAGACCTCCAAATTTTTCATTTTGAAAATACATTTGCAACTTACCAATTCCAAAGAAGATTCTGGTAGTGTAGGTTTCTTGATACAAATAAAGTTTTGAATATCTTGTCTAAAAGGCAGAATTATATCCCGAATTCCAGAGCTTCCAACCTGCAAATTCTACACTCTAAGTAACATATACCTTGAATCTGGAAACTTGGAACGACTTGATGACAATTGACAACCAAATTGCAAAATGTCTTAGTTTTGGAAGACAATAAACAAAATTAAAATGCTTGAAGATTGTTTCACAAATGATAAGCCAAGCTACACTTGAATCACAAAGAACCACCAATAAGCAGTAGCCGGTAGCCACATACTTGTAAAATTTCCACGGTAGGTATCCATGACTTCTTATGCAAATGCAGTAATTCTTTTTAAAAATCGGAATCATATATTT encodes:
- the LOC136477428 gene encoding uncharacterized protein gives rise to the protein MPPPSSAERLAAHWVADALAADEDIDFSVIKTLVDLSPEYLIGAPDSVRERVALRGLEEHATFADAAEGGAAVAPPPSKILRVDAVRSCEDLLVELTEQVGSSGIRDIILPFRQDIQNFICIKKPTLPESSLELLREVDPEIQSMAAPSSVEQNGIKKHDNHQSLCNVHHLNSNIDTPRPPIASTELQPGNLTNLVNNLEKGNFKQCPIESTVDLDKPLETDRRFYNQPREYAINAASVGTRASEKDPSNVDSNMSGSSTSGNATLQGNIAEPLSKKSMVDETTVVQAQPCKGKSPNPPDYNNVIKRPNDDGISYQSSKDPRRESKTLQATMTPAFDRSNDVLPTNTPEASDFPEPIATEDTTMVQQLHSCKTHLNHLQHDSGQKVNQDLDGTVSIQPVEKYSIHEESTLRATSVIPSVSCNGAMQEDKSKTNYPSGNSTEHPAIFEEQNCDKSQLEVSCADKNKHTLHDDATMLGKNKVVCGGLNVHGAPESHSCNLTLHDKVSEAHCLSDQNIGKSTNDIQKRSCNISVSVSCQDGYRKTAKQDSNKHTIGKTAAETSHAHSSDDSISGFAAACLLSMSGKIPLCSQDQEANDSLRVSPEQDLCRKCGKGGQLLQCSSCLLSAHDSCFGSSLTFEDPGQLYCPVCICAKATEEYKKAKKTYIEAKKNLAAFLGAEQLLKQHEQQTRLLPRAVYSEGQLNGHNNSSKKQTSVSETTVDDLAHQGEESNRQRKKQKINVTSDACNEVVIEKSSSVGNSDVAPMNASVLQNKSNQLQDAEQDHVENAEAHEGSSSQNRCSPAANPEVETDKEDGPTHSHHQSKDSDEIEFTSSSDSGKPSSPPWRTIKHHRARLQEREATVSSNSTKAFGQKDQNEPLPSRKRNYAYPPKRYSNPAVPTGRRSKLCWTVKEEAALREAMEIFTPRDNGPIPWVQILEHGRDVFHRTRLPSDLRVKWRNMKNRGDV